A window from Peromyscus eremicus chromosome 5, PerEre_H2_v1, whole genome shotgun sequence encodes these proteins:
- the LOC131911277 gene encoding histone H2A type 4, translated as MSGRAKQGGKARAKAKSRSFRAGLQFPVGRVHRLLRQGNYAERIGAGTPVYLAAVLEYLTAEILELAGNAARDNKKTRIIPRHLQLAIRNDEELNKLLGRVTIAQGGVLPNIQAVLLPKKTESHHKAQSK; from the coding sequence ATGTCTGGACGTGCAAAGCAGGGCGGCAAGGCTCGCGCCAAGGCGAAGTCCCGTTCTTTCAGGGCCGGCCTGCAGTTCCCTGTGGGTCGTGTTCATAGGCTCCTTCGCCAAGGGAACTATGCCGAGCGCATCGGGGCTGGCACACCAGTGTACCTGGCGGCCGTGCTGGAGTACCTGACGGCCGAGATCCTGGAGCTGGCTGGCAACGCGGCCCGCGACAACAAGAAGACGCGCATCATCCCGCGCCACCTGCAGCTGGCCATCCGCAACGACGAGGAGCTCAACAAGCTGCTGGGCCGCGTGACCATCGCGCAGGGTGGCGTCCTGCCCAACATCCAGGCGGTGCTGCTGCCCAAGAAGACCGAGAGCCACCACAAGGCGCAGAGCAAGTGA
- the LOC131911278 gene encoding histone H2B type 1-A — MPEVSAKGTTISKKGFKKAVTKTQKKEGRKRKRCRKESYSIYIYKVLKQVHPDTGISSKAMSIMNSFVTDIFERIAGEASRLAHYNKRSTITSREIQTAVRLLLPGELAKHAVSEGTKAVTKYTSSK, encoded by the coding sequence ATGCCGGAGGTGTCCGCAAAGGGCACTACCATTTCCAAGAAAGGTTTCAAGAAAGCGGTCACCAAGACTCAGAAGAAGGAGGGTCGGAAACGGAAGAGATGCCGTAAAGAGAGCTACTCCATCTACATCTATAAAGTGCTGAAGCAGGTGCACCCCGACACGGGCATCTCGTCCAAGGCCATGAGCATCATGAATTCCTTTGTGACAGACATCTTCGAGCGCATCGCGGGCGAGGCGTCGCGCCTGGCGCATTACAACAAGCGCTCGACCATCACGTCCCGGGAGATCCAGACGGCCGTGCGCCTGCTGCTGCCCGGGGAGCTGGCCAAGCACGCCGTGTCCGAGGGCACCAAGGCGGTCACCAAGTACACCAGCTCCAAGTGA